In Micromonospora sp. WMMA1363, a genomic segment contains:
- a CDS encoding TIGR02677 family protein, with translation MTAQPSRPTFGLDDFGLDDRMRLFGYVTAENRLAYLWLLRAFDSARSSYHVVLHTSDVAAALAALHEVDADCPDPAGLELPRLLDALVEWGVLDRGQDSSRATTLAEYRNRHSVYQFTEAGYRAHRAVEAVLSASMDDSTLSRLVFADLLADLNALAVANEAGDAEEVYRKFNRLDRALADIAERAARFYHMLGDLGRTNDVRPEVFLAHKDALLAHLRDFHDELQRYTPRLRAAVHEVEATGLGRLIEAAAEADERLFHTPVQRLEDWRRRWAGLRSWLAPPGPEQPSEADRLSDATIAAIGDVLALLRRVTEARRGGVSRESQLRHLAAWFTHTGTQDAAHALFDVVFGLGGPRHAGVAHPDPEAIASRLSWWEAPAVELSRTLVTTGRAPGQGRGRPARLDRVDERRHRLRGEQLARERRWADAATALAAEGVDDHRLDGSQTQVLLRLLDIALAARVGGRAGVPLAAAAHGVRLTLTPTPGRFTTVHTAEGRLHLDGYALTVTAAQHTAVRRPELVPA, from the coding sequence ATGACCGCGCAGCCATCCAGGCCCACGTTCGGTTTGGACGATTTCGGGCTGGACGACCGGATGCGGCTGTTCGGTTACGTGACGGCGGAGAACCGGCTCGCCTACCTGTGGCTGCTGCGGGCGTTCGACTCGGCGCGGTCCAGCTACCACGTGGTGCTGCACACCTCCGACGTGGCCGCCGCGCTGGCGGCGTTGCACGAGGTGGACGCCGACTGCCCGGATCCGGCCGGGCTGGAGTTGCCGCGGCTGCTCGATGCCCTGGTGGAGTGGGGGGTGCTCGACCGGGGACAGGACAGTTCCCGGGCCACGACGTTGGCGGAGTACCGCAACCGGCACTCGGTGTACCAGTTCACCGAGGCCGGGTACCGGGCCCACCGGGCGGTGGAGGCGGTGTTGTCGGCGAGCATGGACGACTCGACGCTGTCCCGGCTGGTCTTCGCCGACCTGCTGGCGGACCTGAACGCGCTCGCCGTAGCCAACGAGGCGGGGGACGCGGAGGAGGTCTACCGCAAGTTCAACCGGCTGGACCGGGCGTTGGCCGACATCGCCGAGCGTGCGGCGCGTTTCTACCACATGCTGGGTGACTTGGGCCGAACCAACGACGTGCGGCCGGAGGTGTTCCTTGCCCACAAGGACGCGCTGCTGGCTCACCTGCGGGACTTCCACGACGAGTTGCAGCGGTACACGCCCCGGCTGCGCGCGGCGGTGCACGAGGTCGAGGCGACCGGCCTGGGCCGGCTGATCGAGGCCGCCGCCGAGGCCGACGAGCGGCTGTTCCACACCCCGGTGCAGCGGCTGGAGGACTGGCGGCGGCGCTGGGCGGGGCTGCGGTCCTGGTTGGCGCCGCCGGGCCCGGAGCAGCCCAGCGAGGCGGACCGGTTGTCGGACGCCACCATCGCCGCGATCGGTGACGTCCTCGCTCTGCTGCGCCGGGTCACCGAGGCGCGGCGCGGCGGGGTGAGCCGGGAGTCGCAGTTGCGGCACCTGGCCGCGTGGTTCACCCACACCGGCACCCAGGATGCCGCGCACGCCCTGTTCGACGTCGTGTTCGGGCTCGGCGGTCCACGCCACGCCGGCGTGGCGCACCCGGATCCGGAGGCGATCGCCAGCCGGTTGTCGTGGTGGGAGGCGCCGGCGGTGGAGCTGTCCCGCACCCTGGTGACCACCGGCCGGGCACCGGGTCAGGGCCGGGGGCGGCCGGCCCGGCTGGACCGGGTCGACGAGCGCCGGCACCGGTTGCGCGGCGAGCAGCTCGCCCGGGAGCGCCGGTGGGCCGACGCGGCGACGGCGCTGGCCGCCGAGGGCGTGGACGATCACCGGTTGGACGGGTCGCAGACTCAGGTCCTGCTGCGCCTGCTCGACATCGCGCTGGCCGCCCGGGTGGGTGGCAGAGCCGGGGTGCCGCTGGCGGCCGCCGCGCACGGCGTGCGGCTGACCCTCACCCCGACGCCGGGCCGGTTCACCACGGTGCACACCGCCGAGGGCCGGCTGCATCTGGACGGGTACGCGTTGACGGTCACCGCCGCGCAGCACACCGCGGTCCGCCGACCCGAGCTGGTGCCCGCGTGA
- a CDS encoding TIGR02678 family protein codes for MTAGSGALRPAAHRFAVDVPELELADYQRAVRLVLRHPLITATWPDERALPRVRRFSPTLRRDLAEAFGYRLELHGSTARLVRAKDRLDGTQPAVSRTGRPFDRQRYAYLSLCLAVLGRAGIQITLSELADSVAGDANRITGLGLDPDHGPDRRAFVDAVGWLEERGVLRLADGSSAAWASDPGAGEALYDVARDVVFALFRPTRVLQHIDSVSALLDRAMSSSGNAERRQAAQAARRAVVESPVVYHADVDASVANHLRGSALAVDLARLTGLRVERRAEGVLLVDTAGFTAERFPGTGSVAQAAVLLAVEMADRVADPDGRRVKRLAPPDGHARQQALASHIDTGLPTATLVRLDGAGPDEHWTVEGESGHDEADGAGRLPFITDSFLRTAVGEILQRYGTAFGAQWHVDPDRLRVEAVALLERFGAVTAVPGGVLVRPLVGRYRHTVATVKPRATTTETLF; via the coding sequence GTGACCGCCGGGTCCGGCGCGCTTCGGCCGGCGGCGCACCGGTTTGCCGTCGACGTCCCGGAGTTGGAGTTGGCGGACTACCAGCGGGCGGTCCGGCTGGTTCTGCGCCACCCGCTGATCACGGCGACCTGGCCCGACGAGCGGGCGCTGCCCCGGGTACGGCGGTTCTCCCCCACCCTGCGCCGGGATCTCGCCGAGGCGTTCGGGTACCGGCTGGAGCTGCACGGTTCCACGGCCCGGTTGGTACGGGCGAAGGACCGGCTCGACGGCACCCAGCCGGCGGTGTCGCGCACCGGGCGGCCGTTCGATCGGCAGCGCTACGCGTACCTGTCGTTGTGCCTGGCGGTGCTGGGCCGCGCCGGGATCCAGATCACCCTCAGCGAGTTGGCCGACTCGGTGGCCGGTGACGCGAACCGGATCACCGGCCTGGGGTTGGATCCGGACCACGGCCCGGACCGGCGGGCGTTCGTGGACGCGGTCGGCTGGCTGGAGGAGCGGGGTGTGCTGCGGCTGGCCGACGGCTCCAGCGCCGCCTGGGCCAGTGACCCGGGGGCCGGGGAGGCACTGTACGACGTGGCGCGGGACGTGGTGTTCGCGTTGTTCCGGCCGACCCGGGTGCTGCAGCACATCGACTCGGTGTCGGCGCTGCTGGACCGGGCGATGAGCAGCAGCGGCAACGCCGAGCGCCGGCAGGCGGCCCAGGCGGCCCGGCGGGCGGTGGTGGAGTCGCCGGTCGTCTACCACGCCGACGTCGACGCCTCGGTCGCCAACCATCTGCGCGGCTCCGCGCTCGCCGTCGACCTGGCCCGGCTGACCGGGCTGCGGGTGGAACGGCGGGCCGAGGGTGTGCTGCTGGTGGACACCGCCGGGTTCACCGCGGAGCGGTTCCCGGGCACCGGCTCGGTGGCGCAGGCCGCGGTGCTGCTGGCGGTGGAGATGGCCGACCGGGTGGCGGATCCCGACGGCCGCCGGGTCAAGCGGCTCGCCCCGCCCGACGGGCACGCCCGGCAGCAGGCGTTGGCGAGCCACATCGACACCGGCCTGCCCACCGCCACCCTGGTACGCCTCGACGGCGCCGGCCCTGACGAGCACTGGACTGTCGAAGGCGAGAGCGGCCACGACGAGGCCGACGGCGCCGGCCGGTTGCCGTTCATCACCGACAGTTTCCTGCGTACCGCAGTCGGGGAGATCCTCCAGCGGTACGGGACCGCGTTCGGGGCCCAGTGGCACGTCGACCCGGACCGGCTGCGCGTCGAGGCGGTCGCGCTGCTGGAACGGTTCGGCGCGGTCACCGCCGTGCCGGGCGGGGTGCTCGTCCGACCCCTGGTGGGGCGGTACCGCCACACCGTCGCCACGGTCAAGCCCCGGGCGACGACCACCGAAACCCTGTTCTGA
- a CDS encoding AAA family ATPase has protein sequence MRIGVSGTHGTGKTTLVEALCARMPGHLAMDEPYHLLEEEGYEFRYPPSPEDYRSLIARSVRSLCSPPSPSPSGTIFDRTPLDYLAYLAATGADPSEEADDTALRVAFAHLDLLVITTITPETERVLPATELPGLRARMNDALLEMVYADPLNAWVDTPVLELSGPLHDRLDMVLGVVERLGQPGPGSARG, from the coding sequence ATGAGGATCGGGGTCTCCGGGACGCACGGGACCGGGAAGACGACGCTCGTCGAAGCGCTGTGTGCCCGGATGCCGGGTCACCTGGCAATGGACGAGCCGTACCACCTGCTCGAGGAGGAGGGGTACGAGTTCCGGTATCCGCCGTCGCCGGAAGACTATCGGTCGCTGATTGCCCGTTCGGTGCGGAGCCTGTGCTCGCCGCCGTCGCCGTCGCCGTCAGGGACGATCTTCGACCGGACTCCGTTGGACTACCTCGCGTACCTGGCCGCGACTGGCGCGGACCCGTCGGAGGAGGCCGACGATACGGCTCTCCGCGTCGCCTTCGCACACCTCGACCTGCTGGTCATCACGACGATCACGCCCGAGACAGAGCGGGTCCTGCCGGCCACGGAGTTGCCCGGCCTCCGGGCGCGGATGAATGACGCGCTGCTGGAAATGGTCTACGCAGATCCGCTGAACGCCTGGGTGGACACGCCGGTGTTGGAGCTGAGCGGCCCGCTGCACGACCGGCTGGACATGGTCCTCGGCGTCGTAGAGCGGCTCGGGCAACCGGGCCCGGGGTCGGCACGCGGGTAA
- a CDS encoding IS1182 family transposase — protein MRPRSRVQIPDQTVLVARAAFPNGSVAISARDHLGEVFTDEQFAAAFGVRGAPAESPGALALVTALQFAENLTDRQAARMVARAIDWKYALGLELTDPGFDASVLSKFRTRLVEHGLEEQVFTAMLTVSTGKGLIAAGGKQRTDSTHVISAVRDLNRLEVAGESVRACLETLSVAAPDWLATAIDVGEWAHRYGPRIDSWRLPASQAKRDRLAQVYGTDAVALLRAVFAPAAPVWLAELPAVRTLRTVLVQNYLITTDSRGREVIRRREADTDGLPPARSRITSPYDTDTRWAAKGDDLFWNGYKVHLTETCDPDTEHGTTSDHDGQTGPRPTPNLIVNVATTAATVPDVKATTGIHQHLHDRRLLPAEHYLDSGYPSADTIATAQTFGVTMVTPALLDQSAQARARTGYDKTCFTIDFDTRQVTCPQGHTNTSWSPTVQRGTEVIVVKFPTTTCGPCPARAQCTTAKRGGRQLTFYPRDLHHALTAARTRQTSDSWHDKYKLRAGVEGTINQALDITGIRHTRYRGLAKTRLQHVFSAIALNLVRLHTWWTDHPLPTARTSNLQRLDHALAA, from the coding sequence ATGCGGCCGCGGTCGCGGGTCCAGATTCCTGATCAGACGGTGCTGGTGGCCCGCGCGGCGTTCCCGAACGGCAGCGTGGCGATATCAGCGCGTGACCACCTGGGTGAGGTGTTCACCGACGAACAGTTCGCTGCCGCGTTCGGTGTCCGGGGCGCTCCGGCCGAATCGCCGGGCGCCTTAGCGCTGGTGACCGCGTTGCAGTTCGCGGAGAACCTGACCGATCGGCAGGCCGCGCGGATGGTCGCCCGGGCGATCGACTGGAAGTACGCGCTCGGCCTGGAGCTGACCGATCCCGGCTTCGACGCCAGCGTGCTGTCCAAGTTCCGTACCCGGCTGGTCGAGCACGGCCTGGAAGAACAGGTCTTCACCGCGATGCTGACCGTGTCGACCGGCAAGGGCCTGATCGCGGCTGGTGGTAAGCAGCGCACCGATTCCACTCACGTGATCAGCGCGGTGCGAGACCTCAACCGTCTGGAGGTGGCCGGCGAGTCGGTACGGGCCTGCCTGGAAACGTTGTCGGTGGCCGCACCGGACTGGCTGGCCACCGCTATCGACGTCGGCGAGTGGGCGCACCGGTACGGGCCACGCATCGATTCCTGGCGGCTACCCGCCTCGCAGGCCAAGCGGGACCGCCTCGCCCAGGTCTACGGCACCGACGCCGTCGCCCTGCTGCGCGCGGTGTTCGCCCCTGCCGCCCCGGTCTGGCTGGCCGAACTGCCCGCGGTGCGGACGCTGCGCACCGTGCTGGTGCAGAACTATCTGATCACCACCGACAGCAGGGGGCGGGAGGTGATCCGGCGGCGGGAGGCGGACACGGACGGTCTCCCGCCCGCCAGATCCCGGATCACCTCCCCGTACGACACCGACACCCGGTGGGCCGCAAAAGGCGACGACCTGTTCTGGAACGGCTACAAGGTCCACCTGACCGAGACCTGCGACCCCGACACCGAGCACGGCACCACCAGCGACCACGACGGCCAGACCGGTCCCCGGCCGACACCGAACCTGATCGTCAACGTGGCCACCACGGCGGCCACCGTCCCCGACGTGAAAGCCACCACCGGCATCCACCAGCACCTGCACGACCGCCGGCTGCTGCCCGCCGAGCACTACCTCGACTCCGGCTACCCCTCAGCCGACACCATCGCCACCGCGCAGACTTTCGGCGTCACCATGGTCACCCCGGCCCTGCTCGACCAGTCCGCCCAGGCCCGTGCCCGCACCGGCTACGACAAGACCTGCTTCACCATCGACTTCGACACCCGGCAGGTCACCTGCCCCCAAGGACACACCAACACCTCCTGGAGCCCCACGGTCCAACGCGGCACCGAGGTCATCGTGGTCAAGTTCCCCACCACCACCTGCGGCCCGTGCCCCGCCCGCGCCCAGTGCACCACCGCGAAACGCGGCGGCCGGCAACTCACCTTCTACCCCCGCGACCTCCACCACGCCCTCACCGCTGCCCGCACCCGACAGACCAGCGACAGCTGGCACGACAAGTACAAGCTGCGCGCCGGCGTCGAAGGCACCATCAACCAGGCCCTCGACATCACCGGCATCCGCCACACCCGCTACCGCGGCCTCGCGAAAACCCGCCTCCAACACGTGTTCTCCGCGATCGCCCTCAACCTCGTCCGACTCCACACCTGGTGGACCGACCACCCCCTACCAACAGCCCGGACCAGCAACCTCCAACGCCTCGATCACGCCCTCGCCGCCTGA
- a CDS encoding MFS transporter, translated as MNDTVTPSALPVPDGGLSAPHLRPVTVGSVALVSLLAFEALAVGTAMPTVARSLDGIAHYGIAFGGPLAAGVFAMVLSGLWSDMRGPRAPVWHGLGWFVVGLVVAGSATSMTALVVGRVVQGFGSGLLSVALYVVVGRAYPERLHRRIFAAFASAWVVPSLVGPAVAGLVVEHLGWRWVFLAVPAVAVPAGLLIHPGLRAIGTAAPAGRPSGALTRLGWAGAAAASSALLHVGGQQRGLAAGALVGSALAGLLVSAPRLLPAGFLRAARGLPTVIGLRGLASAAFVAAEVVIPLMLTRERGLSPTAAGMVLTVGAVFWSTGSWAQGRIPTPRSRAMLPRAGLTCVTAGTVVVASALVPAVPVWVAVLGWAGAGLGMGLLYPSLSVLTLELSNPGEQGRNSSSLQLSDSLFAASVLALTGALLAASEVPGPGSYAGALAIAAGSALLGALLARRVAG; from the coding sequence ATGAACGACACGGTGACGCCCTCGGCTCTGCCCGTGCCGGACGGAGGGCTGTCCGCGCCGCATCTGCGGCCGGTGACGGTGGGCAGCGTGGCGCTGGTTTCTCTGCTGGCGTTTGAGGCGTTGGCCGTCGGCACCGCCATGCCGACCGTCGCGCGCAGCCTCGACGGCATCGCCCACTACGGCATCGCGTTCGGTGGCCCCCTTGCGGCGGGGGTGTTCGCCATGGTGCTGTCCGGCCTGTGGTCGGACATGCGGGGACCGCGCGCGCCGGTGTGGCACGGACTCGGGTGGTTCGTGGTGGGCCTGGTGGTGGCCGGGAGCGCCACGTCTATGACGGCCCTGGTGGTCGGTCGGGTCGTCCAGGGGTTCGGCTCCGGCCTGCTCTCCGTGGCGCTGTACGTGGTCGTGGGCCGGGCGTACCCGGAGCGGTTGCACCGGCGGATCTTCGCCGCGTTCGCGTCGGCATGGGTCGTACCGTCGCTGGTCGGTCCGGCCGTGGCCGGCCTGGTCGTCGAGCACCTCGGCTGGCGGTGGGTTTTCCTGGCGGTGCCCGCCGTGGCAGTGCCGGCGGGACTGCTGATCCATCCGGGTCTGCGGGCGATCGGTACGGCAGCGCCGGCGGGTCGTCCGTCCGGAGCGCTGACCCGGCTCGGCTGGGCCGGTGCGGCGGCGGCGAGCTCCGCGCTGTTGCACGTCGGAGGGCAGCAGCGTGGGCTCGCCGCCGGAGCGCTGGTCGGTTCGGCGCTGGCCGGCCTGCTGGTCAGCGCGCCTCGGCTGCTGCCGGCCGGGTTCCTCCGGGCCGCGCGGGGTCTGCCCACCGTGATCGGTCTGCGCGGGCTGGCGTCCGCCGCGTTCGTCGCCGCCGAGGTGGTGATTCCGCTGATGCTCACCCGGGAACGGGGTTTGTCGCCCACCGCCGCCGGGATGGTCCTCACCGTTGGTGCGGTCTTCTGGTCGACGGGCTCGTGGGCGCAGGGTCGGATTCCGACGCCCCGGTCGCGCGCGATGCTGCCGAGGGCCGGCCTCACGTGCGTCACGGCCGGGACGGTCGTGGTGGCGTCCGCTTTGGTGCCGGCCGTGCCGGTGTGGGTCGCTGTCCTCGGGTGGGCGGGTGCCGGGCTTGGGATGGGTCTGCTCTACCCCTCGCTGTCGGTGCTCACCCTGGAGCTGTCCAATCCGGGAGAGCAGGGCCGCAACAGCTCGTCGCTGCAGTTGAGCGACTCTCTCTTCGCCGCGAGCGTCCTGGCCCTGACGGGTGCGTTGCTGGCCGCGAGTGAGGTGCCCGGCCCGGGAAGCTACGCCGGTGCGCTGGCGATCGCCGCCGGGTCGGCGCTGCTCGGGGCCCTGCTTGCCCGTCGGGTGGCGGGCTGA